Proteins encoded together in one Olsenella timonensis window:
- the ftsY gene encoding signal recognition particle-docking protein FtsY yields MGLLDSLRAGLQRSREAINEIFYMGGEVGEDFWEDLEDTLVMGDMGAEVAMRVTDDLREQAARENLTRADQLRDALARRLAAEFPAAARDPFTDLPSCVLFVGINGAGKTTTVGKLAGRARESGVSCLIGGADTFRAAAIEQLEVWGSRAGVDVVTRERGADPASVCYEVVDEAERRGSELVLIDTAGRLHTSADLMRELAKVVNVTRKRSSLPVAVVLVIDATTGQNGLNQAREFNDALELDGLIVTKLDGTAKGGIALAISSQLGLPIYRIGVGESLDDLQTFDALEFCRALVGEGM; encoded by the coding sequence ATGGGTCTTCTCGACAGCCTGAGGGCGGGCCTCCAGCGGTCCCGCGAGGCAATCAACGAGATCTTCTACATGGGCGGCGAGGTCGGCGAGGACTTCTGGGAGGACCTCGAGGACACCCTCGTCATGGGCGACATGGGGGCGGAGGTCGCGATGCGCGTGACCGACGACCTGCGCGAGCAGGCTGCGCGCGAGAACCTCACCCGTGCCGACCAGCTGCGCGACGCGCTTGCGAGGCGCCTCGCGGCAGAGTTCCCGGCCGCCGCGCGCGACCCCTTCACCGACCTTCCGAGCTGCGTGCTGTTCGTCGGCATCAACGGGGCGGGCAAGACGACCACGGTCGGCAAGCTCGCCGGCCGCGCTCGCGAGTCCGGCGTCTCCTGCCTCATCGGCGGGGCAGACACGTTCCGCGCGGCCGCCATCGAGCAGCTCGAGGTCTGGGGCTCAAGGGCGGGCGTTGACGTCGTCACGCGCGAGCGCGGCGCCGACCCGGCGAGCGTGTGCTACGAGGTCGTGGACGAGGCCGAGCGACGCGGCAGCGAGCTCGTCCTGATCGACACGGCAGGGCGCCTGCACACCTCCGCCGACCTCATGCGCGAGCTCGCCAAGGTCGTGAACGTCACCCGGAAGCGCTCGTCGCTGCCCGTTGCCGTGGTGCTCGTCATCGACGCCACCACCGGCCAGAACGGCCTGAACCAGGCCCGCGAGTTCAACGACGCCCTCGAGCTCGACGGCCTCATCGTCACCAAGCTCGACGGCACCGCCAAGGGCGGCATCGCCCTCGCCATCTCCAGCCAGCTGGGGCTGCCCATCTATCGCATCGGCGTGGGCGAGTCCCTCGACGACCTCCAGACCTTCGACGCGCTCGAGTTCTGCCGGGCGCTCGTGGGTGAAGGGATGTAG